The Salvia miltiorrhiza cultivar Shanhuang (shh) chromosome 1, IMPLAD_Smil_shh, whole genome shotgun sequence genome has a window encoding:
- the LOC130992796 gene encoding protein ROH1-like, whose translation MPITEFRDASSSSSSPSSNSGSIFSILSRRRDQVHSVSPPHAAETEAEAFQRHVADRFHDLAAADSDDLLSIPWLRSLLDVFLCCQEEFKAIMFNNRADFSRPPLDRLAADYFERSVKALDVCNAIRDGIEQIRQWKKQLEIVLCALDNQRSIGEGQFRRAKKALIDLAIGMLDEKQSATTFAQRNRSFGRNKEQKSIGHFRSLSWSVSRSWSAAKQLQAIGNNLTPPRPNESAATNGLSLAVFTMNHVLLFTMWALVAAIPCQDRGLQAHFCASKQFPWAGPILSLHERILEESKRRERRNACGLLREINEIQKCSRHLNELADSVAFPLAEEREAEVKMRVEEVRNVCDGLRSELDPLECQVREVFHRIVRSRTQGLDSVGLHD comes from the coding sequence ATGCCGATTACCGAATTCCGCGACGCGTCGTCGTCATCATCGTCTCCGAGCTCCAATTCCGGCTCCATCTTCTCCATCCTGAGCCGCCGCCGCGACCAGGTCCACTCCGTCTCGCCGCCGCACGCCGCCGAGACCGAGGCGGAGGCCTTCCAGCGCCACGTCGCCGACCGGTTCCACGACCTCGCGGCGGCGGACTCCGACGACCTCCTCTCAATCCCGTGGCTGCGCAGCCTCCTCGACGTCTTCCTCTGCTGCCAGGAGGAATTCAAGGCGATCATGTTCAACAACAGGGCCGATTTCAGCCGGCCGCCGCTGGACCGCCTCGCCGCCGACTACTTCGAGCGGAGCGTCAAAGCCCTCGACGTCTGCAACGCCATCCGCGACGGAATCGAGCAGATCCGGCAATGGAAAAAGCAGCTCGAAATCGTGCTCTGCGCTTTAGACAACCAGAGAAGCATAGGCGAGGGCCAATTCCGCCGCGCCAAAAAAGCCCTAATCGACCTCGCCATCGGAATGCTCGACGAGAAGCAATCCGCCACCACATTCGCGCAGAGAAACCGCTCCTTCGGCAGAAACAAAGAGCAGAAAAGCATAGGCCATTTCCGATCCCTATCCTGGAGCGTTTCCCGGTCGTGGTCGGCGGCGAAACAGCTGCAGGCGATCGGAAACAACCTAACCCCGCCGCGGCCGAATGAATCAGCCGCCACGAATGGGCTCAGCTTAGCCGTGTTCACAATGAACCACGTGCTCCTTTTCACAATGTGGGCACTAGTGGCCGCGATCCCATGTCAGGATCGCGGCCTGCAGGCCCACTTCTGCGCCTCGAAGCAGTTCCCGTGGGCGGGGCCGATCCTCTCGCTGCACGAGAGGATCTTGGAGGAATCGAAGAGGCGGGAGAGGAGGAACGCCTGCGGCTTGCTGCGGGAGATCAACGAGATTCAAAAATGCTCGCGGCATTTGAATGAATTGGCCGATTCGGTGGCGTTCCCGTTGGCGGAGGAGAGGGAGGCGGAGGTGAAGATGAGGGTTGAGGAGGTGAGGAATGTGTGTGACGGTTTGAGGAGTGAGCTTGATCCGTTGGAGTGTCAAGTTAGGGAAGTGTTTCATCGGATTGTCCGAAGCAGAACTCAGGGGCTTGATTCGGTTGGGCTTCATGATTAA
- the LOC130992831 gene encoding uncharacterized protein LOC130992831 has translation MELELGLKLTSVTDEFTSDFRIAKDRTSPVFVSRETDSMFFLTAHLKGYKRRNIKIDINEDGSLIGIGGEKQVQETVMVGWKVYKKEREIKGFKKVFRIPQGVILDKIKAKFNDDESTLSITMPKKVKGIRVGTAIEEVEDKPDLVRAGSGSLQIADEKSPKAETSNLEMDEKSKARIGEDEAVDQAPSNGGEAKPEEEKHQEKPEEEKHQEKPVSAHDFKDGKVDHVEADTCREDEEKQRNTDDVRGITEPKEHEGKDEPDTYKQDLDKRLDKDRVEPSAIEPKEHEEKDEPYTYKQDLDKRLDEDRVEPSAIEPAEEAPEAEPVPVEGDGERTPEKRFKLCLPIVAGSTLLLTFVVFVFQMIRSKNQTSRRRD, from the exons atggagCTCGAATTAGGACTCAAGTTAACGAGTGTCACCGACGAGTTCACCTCGGATTTTCGGATAGCAAAAGACCGCACCAGCCCCGTCTTCGTGTCTAGAGAAACAGATTCCATGTTCTTCCTCACTGCTCATCTCAAAG GTTATAAGAGAAGGAATATAAAGATCGACATAAACGAGGACGGGAGCTTGATCGGAATAGGCGGCGAAAAGCAGGTGCAAGAAACGGTAATGGTGGGGTGGAAAGTTTacaagaaagagagagagatcaagggaTTCAAGAAAGTTTTTAGAATTCCACAAGGGGTGATCTTGGACAAGATCAAGGCCAAATTTAACGACGACGAATCGACTTTGTCGATCACCATGCCGAAGAAGGTCAAAGGAATCCGCGTGGGCACTGCCATTGAAGAAGTCGAGGACAAGCCGGACCTCGTTAGGGCGGGGTCCGGGAGTTTGCAGATTGCCGATGAAAAGAGCCCGAAAGCAGAGACTTCAAACCTGGAAATGGATGAGAAATCCAAGGCAAGAATCGGAGAAGACGAAGCAGTTGACCAAGCACCTTCCAATGGTGGTGAGGCCAAACCTGAAGAAGAGAAACACCAAGAGAAACCTGAAGAAGAGAAACACCAAGAGAAACCAGTTTCAGCTCATGATTTCAAAGATGGCAAAGTTGATCACGTGGAAGCTGACACGTGCAGGGAGGACGAAGAGAAACAGAGAAACACAGACGATGTACGAGGAATAACTGAACCTAAAGAACACGAGGGAAAAGATGAACCGGATACTTACAAGCAAGATCTTGATAAAAGATTGGACAAAGACAGAGTCGAGCCTTCCGCCATTGAACCTAAAGAACATGAGGAAAAAGATGAACCGTATACTTACAAGCAAGATCTTGATAAAAGATTGGACGAAGACAGAGTTGAGCCTTCCGCCATTGAACCTGCTGAAGAAGCTCCAGAAGCTGAACCTGTGCCGGTAGAGGGTGATGGAGAGAGGACTCCGGAGAAAAGGTTCAAATTATGTCTGCCCATCGTTGCTGGCTCGACTTTACTTCTGACATTTGTGGTGTTCGTCTTCCAAATGATAAGAAGCAAGAACCAAACTAGCAGGAGGAGGGACTGA
- the LOC130992554 gene encoding sterol 3-beta-glucosyltransferase UGT80B1-like isoform X2, with protein sequence MSTEYYNESTPKLSIAILAVGTRGDVQPFLAVARRLQEYGHRVRLATHSQFHGLVKSAAVDFYPLGGDPRVIVQGFMKTQNLLLTTWRDISTQLKQLKAVMESLLPACTQPDPITGEPFMAQAIIANPPTYGRVDVAEALGVPLHIFFTVPWTPTCAFPHPFIPYISHRAGYWLSYVVVDLVIWWGLRGYINKLRKNKLNLGPINGLFNTNHVSISHLPTTYMWSPCILPKPNDWGPLVDVVGYCFLELGSIYEPPQEFVEWMQKGAAPIYIGFGSMPLEDPESTTNIVLEALKNTGQRGIIDPGWGGLASHVAEDVFLISDYPHHWLFPQCYAVIHHGGAGTTAAGLKAGCPTTIVPFCGDQFLWGAIIHRRGVGPAPISISQLSVESLSEAIRFMLQPQVKSRAMELAACVDAEDGAGAAAASFHRHLRLELPPPPEPSRPVEGVDHVQTFFGYVGRFCCLFCSSN encoded by the exons ATGTCGACTGAATATTACAATGAATCAACCCCAAAGTTAAGCATTGCAATTCTTGCAGTCGGAACGAGAGGCGACGTTCAACCTTTTCTGGCTGTCGCAAGGAGACTTCAG gaATACGGTCATCGTGTGAGGTTGGCAACTCACTCTCAATTCCATGGATTGGTGAAGTCGGCCGCTGTAGATTTTTACCCACTTGGTGGCGACCCTCGAGTTATAGTCCAAG gttTCATGAAGACTCAAAACTTACTATTAACTACATGGCGAGATATATCTACACAGTTAAAACAGTTAAAAGCCGTTATGGAATCTCTTCTTCCAGCCTGCACACAACCCGACCCGATTACCGGTGAACCGTTCATGGCCCAGGCAATTATTGCTAATCCTCCTACTTACG GACGTGTAGATGTGGCTGAAGCTCTTGGTGTTCCCCTTCACATCTTCTTCACAGTTCCTTGGAC GCCTACATGTGCCTTTCCTCACCCTTTCATACCCTACATATCTCATAGAGCTGGATATTGG CTATCATATGTTGTTGTTGATTTAGTGATATGGTGGGGGCTAAGAGGTTACATTAATAAGTTGAGGAAAAACAAGCTTAATCTTGGCCCTATTAATGGACTCTTCAACACAAACCATGTCTCTATTTCTCATCTCCCAACAACTTACATGTGGAGTCCCTGTATACTGCCCAAGCCCAATG ACTGGGGCCCACTAGTTGATGTTGTGGGCTACTGCTTTCTGGAGCTTGGATCTATATACGAACCTCCTCAAGAATTTGTGGAGTGGATGCAAAAGGGAGCTGCACCAATTTATATCGGATTCGGGAGCATG CCTCTAGAAGATCCGGAAAGCACCACAAACATCGTTTTGGAGGCGTTGAAGAACACAGGGCAAAGAGGAATCATTGACCCAGGGTGGGGCGGCCTCGCCAGTC ATGTTGCAGAAGATGTTTTCTTGATTTCTGATTACCCTCACCACTGGTTGTTTCCTCAATGTTACGCTGTG ATTCATCACGGCGGAGCTGGAACAACTGCAGCCGGACTCAAAGCCGgg TGTCCGACCACAATCGTACCATTCTGCGGCGATCAATTCCTGTGGGGCGCCATAATTCATCGGAGAGGAGTGGGACCCGCTCCGATCTCTATATCGCAGCTTAGCGTCGAATCCCTATCCGAAGCTATAAGATTCATGCTCCAGCCTCAG GTGAAATCTCGAGCAATGGAGTTAGCTGCGTGTGTCGACGCTGAAGATGGCGCCGGCGCCGCAGCTGCGTCGTTTCATCGTCATCTGCGGTTAGAgcttccgccgccgccggaaCCGTCTCGGCCGGTTGAAGGTGTGGATCATGTGCAGACGTTTTTTGGTTATGTTGGGAGATTTTGCTGCCTGTTTTGTTCTTCTAATTAG
- the LOC130992645 gene encoding sterol 3-beta-glucosyltransferase UGT80B1-like isoform X1, with protein MNDCKNKIPKLKIALLVVGTRGDVQPFLALALRLQEYGHYVRLATHSQFHGFVKSVGVDFYPLGGDPRIMAECFVRARSILLPRPGDMALQRKQLKAIIESLLPACTQPDPVSGEPFTAQAIIANPPAFGSKDIAEALDVPLHIMFTVPWTPTRAFPHPFTQRAGRLSYALADLMIWLGIRGFINEVRTNKLNLGPIGYFNSGHVSISQLPTSYMWSSHVLPKPNDWGPLVDVVGYCFLNLGTKYEPSQDFVDWIQKGSKPIYIGFGSVPLKKSEKLTAMILEALKKTGQRGIIDPGWGDLGTNVDISDDVFVLSDCPHDWLFPQCYAVVHHGGPGTAAAGVKAGCPTMVVPFCGDQFLWGEIMHHKGVGPAPIPIPHLTVESLSKAITFMLQPQVKSRAMELAESINAEDGVGAAVGAFHRHLPTPFSDQDPSANLLHY; from the exons ATGAACGACTGCAAAAATAAAATACCAAAGTTGAAGATTGCCCTTCTTGTAGTTGGAACAAGAGGAGATGTTCAGCCTTTTCTGGCTTTGGCCTTGAGACTTCAA GAATATGGGCATTACGTGAGGTTGGCAACTCATTCACAATTCCATGGATTTGTGAAGTCAGTTGGTGTGGATTTCTATCCACTTGGCGGCGACCCTCGCATCATGGCTGAAT GCTTCGTGAGAGCTAGAAGTATTCTTTTGCCCCGACCCGGAGACATGGCTTTGCAACGCAAACAACTAAAAGCCATTATCGAATCTCTCCTTCCAGCATGCACTCAACCCGACCCGGTTTCTGGCGAACCTTTTACGGCCCAAGCAATTATTGCAAATCCTCCTGCTTTCG GAAGTAAAGATATAGCTGAAGCTCTGGATGTTCCCTTGCACATAATGTTCACCGTACCTTGGAC GCCGACAAGAGCCTTCCCTCACCCATTCACTCAGCGGGCTGGACgg ctGTCGTATGCTCTAGCTGATTTAATGATATGGTTGGGAATAAGAGGTTTTATTAATGAGGTGAGGACAAATAAGCTGAACCTTGGCCCTATTGGATACTTCAACAGTGGGCATGTCTCAATTTCTCAACTCCCTACATCTTACATGTGGAGTTCACATGTATTGCCCAAGCCCAATG ATTGGGGCCCCCTAGTGGACGTGGTGGGATACTGCTTCTTGAATCTTGGAACCAAATACGAACCATCTCAAGATTTTGTTGATTGGATACAAAAGGGGTCCAAGCCTATTTATATTGGCTTTGGAAGCGTG CCTCTGAAGAAATCGGAGAAACTGACGGCTATGATTTTGGAAGCTCTGAAGAAGACAGGGCAGAGAGGAATCATAGATCCAGGGTGGGGAGATCTTGGCACTA ATGTGGATATTTCAGATGATGTTTTTGTGCTTTCAGATTGCCCTCATGATTGGTTGTTTCCTCAATGTTATGCTGTG GTTCATCACGGTGGGCCCGGAACCGCAGCAGCTGGAGTGAAAGCAGGG TGTCCGACGATGGTGGTGCCGTTTTGCGGCGATCAGTTTCTGTGGGGAGAGATAATGCACCACAAAGGAGTCGGACCTGCGCCCATTCCCATACCACACCTCACCGTCGAATCGCTGTCCAAAGCCATAACATTCATGCTCCAAccacaa GTGAAATCTCGAGCGATGGAGCTAGCGGAGAGCATCAACGCTGAGGACGGCGTCGGAGCTGCAGTCGGAGCATTCCACCGCCACCTGCCAACTCCGTTTTCGGACCAAGACCCCTCTGCAAATCTTCTGCACTACTGA
- the LOC130992554 gene encoding sterol 3-beta-glucosyltransferase UGT80B1-like isoform X1, with translation MSTEYYNESTPKLSIAILAVGTRGDVQPFLAVARRLQEYGHRVRLATHSQFHGLVKSAAVDFYPLGGDPRVIVQGFMKTQNLLLTTWRDISTQLKQLKAVMESLLPACTQPDPITGEPFMAQAIIANPPTYGRVDVAEALGVPLHIFFTVPWTPTCAFPHPFIPYISHRAGYWLSYVVVDLVIWWGLRGYINKLRKNKLNLGPINGLFNTNHVSISHLPTTYMWSPCILPKPNDWGPLVDVVGYCFLELGSIYEPPQEFVEWMQKGAAPIYIGFGSMPLEDPESTTNIVLEALKNTGQRGIIDPGWGGLASHTDVAEDVFLISDYPHHWLFPQCYAVIHHGGAGTTAAGLKAGCPTTIVPFCGDQFLWGAIIHRRGVGPAPISISQLSVESLSEAIRFMLQPQVKSRAMELAACVDAEDGAGAAAASFHRHLRLELPPPPEPSRPVEGVDHVQTFFGYVGRFCCLFCSSN, from the exons ATGTCGACTGAATATTACAATGAATCAACCCCAAAGTTAAGCATTGCAATTCTTGCAGTCGGAACGAGAGGCGACGTTCAACCTTTTCTGGCTGTCGCAAGGAGACTTCAG gaATACGGTCATCGTGTGAGGTTGGCAACTCACTCTCAATTCCATGGATTGGTGAAGTCGGCCGCTGTAGATTTTTACCCACTTGGTGGCGACCCTCGAGTTATAGTCCAAG gttTCATGAAGACTCAAAACTTACTATTAACTACATGGCGAGATATATCTACACAGTTAAAACAGTTAAAAGCCGTTATGGAATCTCTTCTTCCAGCCTGCACACAACCCGACCCGATTACCGGTGAACCGTTCATGGCCCAGGCAATTATTGCTAATCCTCCTACTTACG GACGTGTAGATGTGGCTGAAGCTCTTGGTGTTCCCCTTCACATCTTCTTCACAGTTCCTTGGAC GCCTACATGTGCCTTTCCTCACCCTTTCATACCCTACATATCTCATAGAGCTGGATATTGG CTATCATATGTTGTTGTTGATTTAGTGATATGGTGGGGGCTAAGAGGTTACATTAATAAGTTGAGGAAAAACAAGCTTAATCTTGGCCCTATTAATGGACTCTTCAACACAAACCATGTCTCTATTTCTCATCTCCCAACAACTTACATGTGGAGTCCCTGTATACTGCCCAAGCCCAATG ACTGGGGCCCACTAGTTGATGTTGTGGGCTACTGCTTTCTGGAGCTTGGATCTATATACGAACCTCCTCAAGAATTTGTGGAGTGGATGCAAAAGGGAGCTGCACCAATTTATATCGGATTCGGGAGCATG CCTCTAGAAGATCCGGAAAGCACCACAAACATCGTTTTGGAGGCGTTGAAGAACACAGGGCAAAGAGGAATCATTGACCCAGGGTGGGGCGGCCTCGCCAGTC ATACAGATGTTGCAGAAGATGTTTTCTTGATTTCTGATTACCCTCACCACTGGTTGTTTCCTCAATGTTACGCTGTG ATTCATCACGGCGGAGCTGGAACAACTGCAGCCGGACTCAAAGCCGgg TGTCCGACCACAATCGTACCATTCTGCGGCGATCAATTCCTGTGGGGCGCCATAATTCATCGGAGAGGAGTGGGACCCGCTCCGATCTCTATATCGCAGCTTAGCGTCGAATCCCTATCCGAAGCTATAAGATTCATGCTCCAGCCTCAG GTGAAATCTCGAGCAATGGAGTTAGCTGCGTGTGTCGACGCTGAAGATGGCGCCGGCGCCGCAGCTGCGTCGTTTCATCGTCATCTGCGGTTAGAgcttccgccgccgccggaaCCGTCTCGGCCGGTTGAAGGTGTGGATCATGTGCAGACGTTTTTTGGTTATGTTGGGAGATTTTGCTGCCTGTTTTGTTCTTCTAATTAG
- the LOC130993221 gene encoding G-box-binding factor 4-like — protein MSPDNSEPPRTGKRSADDVWKEIMAGTQPKKEMMTLEDFLLKAEEAASTGAAAAVKLKEEGGSIGGIFDYMNSVEEGGDARARAKRSFSLSAAPGKAVELRERRMIKNRESAARSRERKQAYEAELESMAVKLEEENDILLKEKAERKKKRLKKLMQSVIPVTDMRRPPRILRRSGSMQW, from the exons ATGTCGCCGGACAATTCGGAGCCGCCCAGAACTGGAAAGAGGTCGGCCGATGACGTGTGGAAGGAGATCATGGCTGGAACCCAGCCGAAGAAGGAGATGATGACCTTGGAAGATTTCCTGCTGAAGGCCGAAGAGGCGGCTtccaccggcgccgccgccgcggtGAAGCTGAAGGAAGAAGGAGGATCGATTGGGGGGATTTTCGATTATATGAATTCCGTCGAGGAGGGGGGCGATGCAAGAGCGAGGGCCAAGAGGAGCTTCAGCTTGTCGGCGGCGCCGGGAAAGGCGGTGGAGCTGCGGGAGAGGAGAATGATTAAGAACAGAGAGAGCGCCGCGAGGTCGAGGGAGCGGAAGCAG GCATATGAAGCGGAATTGGAGTCGATGGCGGTGAAGCTGGAGGAAGAAAATGATATCCTGTTGAAAGAGAAG GCAGAACGAAAGAAGAAGAGGCTTAAGAAG CTTATGCAGAGTGTGATACCTGTAACAGATATGCGAAGACCACCACGCATCCTGCGGAGAAGCGGCTCCATGCAGTGGTAA
- the LOC130992645 gene encoding sterol 3-beta-glucosyltransferase UGT80B1-like isoform X2, translated as MNDCKNKIPKLKIALLVVGTRGDVQPFLALALRLQEYGHYVRLATHSQFHGFVKSVGVDFYPLGGDPRIMAECFVRARSILLPRPGDMALQRKQLKAIIESLLPACTQPDPVSGEPFTAQAIIANPPAFGSKDIAEALDVPLHIMFTVPWTPTRAFPHPFTQRAGRPLKKSEKLTAMILEALKKTGQRGIIDPGWGDLGTNVDISDDVFVLSDCPHDWLFPQCYAVVHHGGPGTAAAGVKAGCPTMVVPFCGDQFLWGEIMHHKGVGPAPIPIPHLTVESLSKAITFMLQPQVKSRAMELAESINAEDGVGAAVGAFHRHLPTPFSDQDPSANLLHY; from the exons ATGAACGACTGCAAAAATAAAATACCAAAGTTGAAGATTGCCCTTCTTGTAGTTGGAACAAGAGGAGATGTTCAGCCTTTTCTGGCTTTGGCCTTGAGACTTCAA GAATATGGGCATTACGTGAGGTTGGCAACTCATTCACAATTCCATGGATTTGTGAAGTCAGTTGGTGTGGATTTCTATCCACTTGGCGGCGACCCTCGCATCATGGCTGAAT GCTTCGTGAGAGCTAGAAGTATTCTTTTGCCCCGACCCGGAGACATGGCTTTGCAACGCAAACAACTAAAAGCCATTATCGAATCTCTCCTTCCAGCATGCACTCAACCCGACCCGGTTTCTGGCGAACCTTTTACGGCCCAAGCAATTATTGCAAATCCTCCTGCTTTCG GAAGTAAAGATATAGCTGAAGCTCTGGATGTTCCCTTGCACATAATGTTCACCGTACCTTGGAC GCCGACAAGAGCCTTCCCTCACCCATTCACTCAGCGGGCTGGACgg CCTCTGAAGAAATCGGAGAAACTGACGGCTATGATTTTGGAAGCTCTGAAGAAGACAGGGCAGAGAGGAATCATAGATCCAGGGTGGGGAGATCTTGGCACTA ATGTGGATATTTCAGATGATGTTTTTGTGCTTTCAGATTGCCCTCATGATTGGTTGTTTCCTCAATGTTATGCTGTG GTTCATCACGGTGGGCCCGGAACCGCAGCAGCTGGAGTGAAAGCAGGG TGTCCGACGATGGTGGTGCCGTTTTGCGGCGATCAGTTTCTGTGGGGAGAGATAATGCACCACAAAGGAGTCGGACCTGCGCCCATTCCCATACCACACCTCACCGTCGAATCGCTGTCCAAAGCCATAACATTCATGCTCCAAccacaa GTGAAATCTCGAGCGATGGAGCTAGCGGAGAGCATCAACGCTGAGGACGGCGTCGGAGCTGCAGTCGGAGCATTCCACCGCCACCTGCCAACTCCGTTTTCGGACCAAGACCCCTCTGCAAATCTTCTGCACTACTGA